A window from Pseudonocardia cypriaca encodes these proteins:
- a CDS encoding TetR/AcrR family transcriptional regulator, with amino-acid sequence MPLRKDAQRNLERLVEAARAVFAERGLDVPLDEVARRAGVSIGTLYNRFPTRADLVAAVFADRRETLIEVAEHALAMDDAWAGFAHFVEQVCRMQAADRGYNDLSARSIPQAAPTPDHLRGRELMGEVVERAKRSGALRPDFVLADMAFVTWAITRTIEATADVDPDAWRRHLGFVLDGLRAPAAHPLPVPALTDEQVMRIMRSC; translated from the coding sequence ATGCCCCTGCGCAAGGACGCCCAACGCAACCTGGAGCGGCTCGTCGAAGCAGCGCGCGCGGTGTTCGCCGAGCGCGGCCTCGACGTGCCCCTCGACGAGGTCGCGCGCCGGGCGGGCGTGAGCATCGGGACGCTCTACAACCGCTTCCCGACCAGGGCCGACCTGGTGGCCGCGGTCTTCGCCGACCGCCGCGAGACCCTGATCGAGGTCGCCGAGCACGCGCTGGCGATGGACGACGCGTGGGCGGGGTTCGCCCACTTCGTGGAGCAGGTCTGCCGGATGCAGGCGGCCGACCGCGGCTACAACGACCTGTCGGCGCGCAGCATCCCGCAGGCCGCGCCCACCCCGGACCACCTCCGCGGGCGCGAGCTGATGGGCGAGGTGGTCGAGCGCGCGAAGCGCAGCGGGGCACTGCGGCCGGACTTCGTGCTGGCCGACATGGCGTTCGTGACCTGGGCGATCACCCGCACCATCGAGGCCACCGCCGACGTCGACCCGGACGCGTGGCGCCGCCACCTCGGCTTCGTCCTGGACGGCCTGCGCGCCCCGGCCGCGCACCCCCTGCCCGTACCCGCGCTCACCGACGAGCAGGTCATGCGCATCATGCGCAGCTGCTGA
- a CDS encoding ABC transporter permease translates to MDRVRIHLRILGSRVRSQLAYPVSFTLDTLGQALGHAAELVVILAVFAHVDALGGFARDEVLLIFGLAAISFGLADLAVGQLDDLPRWIRTGELDVLLARPLGVLPQLVTSDLQLRRLGRSAVGVVVLAIVLAQGQVEPTPLNALLVIGTPLIGTTIISSIWVVTCSVSFWVIEGRELANAFTYGSQLTTAYPITVFGPWLRRLLCYAVPGAFVAYFPALALLDRPDPLGLPHFLRYAAPLVAVAAVLVAALVWRTAVRHYQGAGS, encoded by the coding sequence GTGGATAGGGTCCGGATCCACCTGCGGATCCTCGGTTCGCGGGTGCGCAGCCAGCTGGCCTACCCCGTCTCGTTCACCCTCGACACCCTCGGGCAGGCGCTCGGCCACGCCGCGGAGCTCGTCGTGATCCTCGCGGTGTTCGCACACGTCGACGCGCTCGGCGGCTTCGCCCGCGACGAGGTGCTGCTGATCTTCGGGCTCGCCGCGATCTCGTTCGGTCTCGCCGACCTCGCCGTCGGCCAGCTCGACGATCTGCCGCGCTGGATCCGCACCGGCGAGCTGGACGTGCTGCTCGCCCGGCCGCTCGGGGTGCTCCCCCAGCTCGTGACGAGCGACCTGCAGCTGCGGCGCCTGGGCCGCTCGGCGGTGGGCGTGGTCGTGCTCGCCATCGTCCTGGCTCAGGGCCAGGTGGAGCCCACCCCGCTGAACGCGCTGCTCGTCATCGGCACGCCGCTGATCGGCACCACGATCATCAGCTCGATCTGGGTGGTCACCTGCTCGGTGTCGTTCTGGGTCATCGAGGGCCGCGAGCTGGCCAACGCGTTCACCTACGGCTCGCAGCTCACCACCGCGTACCCGATCACCGTCTTCGGACCGTGGCTGCGCCGCCTGCTCTGCTACGCCGTGCCGGGTGCGTTCGTCGCCTACTTCCCGGCCCTCGCGCTGCTGGACCGCCCCGACCCGCTCGGGCTGCCGCACTTCCTGCGCTACGCCGCACCGCTCGTCGCCGTCGCCGCCGTGCTCGTCGCGGCGCTCGTGTGGCGCACCGCCGTCCGCCACTACCA
- a CDS encoding protein kinase domain-containing protein, with amino-acid sequence MTGFSPTRMIGGRYVVLGSIGSTSVGAVWRAADRVTGLQVAVAELHLPSDPDERRLARERLLRVARAAGRLRHAGFIAIHDVVTDDDVDHVVTELVEAPTLAERVASDGPLDERSAAPMARQLAAALHAAHSAGIVHGDISPRTVLLGPDGKVHLAGVGVADAADPLRTTRDPAYVAPELRAGGQATTESDLWAFGATLHFALLGRPPAEDVVPESGGGGVLPNLVVGLMQPAARDRPAARQVVGALDAARLAGAAPVRTRGWMWAVGGVVLGLLIGLAAGFALAGPRIETFGYGPDGDVRLGATSGCLDATAAGGVVLGSADCAGPHGAEIVASLDPFGERDARFPGRDALVRLAASACEPAFHAVVEPPRRADLELVALVPTEAAFDTGEHAVHCVVQAADGSALTGAKVG; translated from the coding sequence ATGACCGGATTCAGCCCGACCCGGATGATCGGCGGACGGTACGTCGTACTGGGGAGCATCGGCAGCACGAGCGTCGGCGCGGTGTGGCGCGCCGCCGACCGCGTGACCGGCCTCCAGGTGGCGGTGGCCGAGCTGCACCTGCCGTCCGATCCCGACGAACGGCGGCTGGCACGCGAGCGGTTGCTGCGCGTTGCCAGGGCCGCGGGAAGGCTCCGCCACGCCGGTTTCATCGCCATTCACGACGTGGTCACCGACGACGACGTCGACCACGTCGTGACCGAGCTGGTGGAGGCACCGACGCTCGCAGAGCGGGTGGCGAGCGACGGCCCCCTGGACGAGCGGTCGGCCGCCCCGATGGCGCGGCAGCTGGCCGCGGCGCTGCACGCGGCGCACAGCGCCGGGATCGTGCACGGCGACATCAGTCCGCGCACCGTGCTGCTCGGACCGGACGGGAAGGTGCACCTGGCGGGCGTCGGCGTCGCAGACGCGGCCGATCCGCTGCGCACGACGCGCGATCCCGCGTACGTGGCTCCTGAGCTGCGTGCTGGTGGGCAGGCGACCACCGAGTCGGACCTCTGGGCCTTCGGCGCCACGCTGCACTTCGCGTTGCTCGGCCGTCCGCCTGCCGAGGACGTCGTGCCGGAGTCCGGGGGCGGCGGCGTACTGCCGAACCTGGTCGTCGGGTTGATGCAGCCCGCGGCGCGGGACCGGCCGGCGGCCCGGCAGGTGGTCGGCGCGCTCGACGCCGCGCGGCTGGCCGGCGCGGCCCCCGTCCGTACGCGCGGCTGGATGTGGGCGGTCGGGGGTGTGGTGCTCGGCCTGCTGATCGGGCTCGCCGCGGGTTTCGCGCTCGCGGGACCGCGGATCGAGACGTTCGGCTACGGGCCGGACGGCGACGTGCGCCTCGGTGCGACGTCCGGTTGCCTCGACGCGACGGCGGCCGGCGGCGTCGTGCTCGGCTCCGCGGACTGCGCCGGTCCGCACGGCGCCGAGATCGTCGCGTCCCTCGACCCGTTCGGCGAGCGCGACGCGCGCTTCCCCGGACGGGACGCGCTCGTCCGGCTCGCGGCGAGCGCGTGCGAACCGGCGTTCCACGCGGTGGTCGAGCCGCCCCGGCGCGCGGATCTGGAGCTCGTGGCGCTGGTCCCGACGGAGGCCGCGTTCGACACCGGCGAGCACGCCGTGCACTGCGTCGTGCAGGCCGCCGACGGGAGCGCGCTCACCGGCGCGAAAGTGGGATGA
- a CDS encoding SH3 domain-containing protein, translating into MARITVPKLEASSFKGWTFVLVAGVVLALLAIIDRGGLGEITTANGSTGCELEVMTDQLNVRSGPSPGAALVETLTRGMRVDGTKVVTDGFRELEAGRWAADAFLSPLPGSDCA; encoded by the coding sequence GTGGCCAGGATCACGGTTCCCAAGTTGGAGGCCTCCAGCTTCAAGGGGTGGACGTTCGTGTTGGTCGCGGGCGTCGTGCTGGCGTTGCTCGCCATCATCGATCGCGGTGGGCTCGGGGAGATCACGACCGCCAACGGCTCCACGGGCTGCGAGCTCGAGGTGATGACCGACCAGCTGAACGTCCGTAGCGGGCCGAGCCCGGGCGCCGCGCTCGTCGAGACGTTGACGCGGGGCATGCGCGTCGACGGCACCAAGGTGGTCACCGACGGCTTCCGGGAGCTGGAGGCGGGCCGGTGGGCGGCCGACGCGTTCCTGTCCCCGCTGCCCGGCTCGGACTGTGCCTGA
- a CDS encoding ABC transporter permease, with the protein MLRPYLHLVRAGFRRHSIYLAASLAGLFTNTVFGLLRVAVLLAVVEQTGRAAAYDAADTSTFVWLGQGLLAVVILWPERELALRVRSGDVAIDLARPWDLQPALLAQDLGRAAHAMLVRFAPPVLFGALVLPFRWPQSPWTVLVFAVSTVLAVVISFSIRFLLDLTAFWLMDNRGVVTVYAATTGLLCGLTVPIAFFPDTLRVALYTTPFPAMLQTPIDVFGERGSAAALLAHQVVWAVLLIAAGRFVLARATRKLVVQGG; encoded by the coding sequence GTGCTCAGGCCCTACCTCCACCTGGTCAGGGCGGGCTTCCGGCGCCACTCCATCTACCTCGCAGCGAGCCTCGCCGGCCTGTTCACGAACACCGTGTTCGGGCTCCTGCGGGTCGCCGTGCTGCTCGCCGTCGTCGAGCAGACCGGCCGTGCTGCGGCCTACGACGCCGCCGACACGAGCACGTTCGTGTGGCTGGGTCAGGGCCTGCTCGCGGTCGTGATCCTGTGGCCGGAGCGGGAGCTCGCCCTTCGGGTGCGGTCGGGCGACGTCGCGATCGACCTCGCCCGGCCGTGGGACCTTCAGCCGGCGTTGCTGGCGCAGGACCTCGGCCGCGCCGCGCACGCCATGCTGGTCCGGTTCGCGCCGCCGGTGCTGTTCGGCGCGCTCGTGCTGCCGTTCCGGTGGCCGCAGAGCCCGTGGACGGTGCTGGTCTTCGCGGTGTCCACCGTGCTCGCGGTGGTGATCAGCTTCTCGATCCGCTTCCTGTTGGACCTGACCGCGTTCTGGCTGATGGACAACCGCGGCGTCGTCACCGTCTACGCCGCGACGACCGGGTTGCTGTGCGGGCTGACCGTCCCGATCGCCTTCTTCCCCGACACCCTCCGGGTGGCGCTGTACACCACCCCGTTCCCGGCGATGCTGCAGACGCCGATCGACGTGTTCGGCGAACGGGGCTCGGCGGCCGCCCTGCTCGCCCACCAGGTGGTGTGGGCAGTGCTGCTGATCGCCGCGGGGCGGTTCGTACTCGCTCGGGCGACCCGGAAGCTGGTGGTGCAGGGTGGATAG
- a CDS encoding NADP-dependent isocitrate dehydrogenase, protein MFASDHQSDHPSRGRPKQKMKVIYTYTDEAPALATHSFLPIIEAYAGEAGVEVETRDISLAGRILAAFDLAPDSLAELGELAKTPAANIIKLPNISASIPQLKAAIKELQAAGHAVPDFPDEPSTDDERAARAAYDAVKGSAVNPVLREGNSDRRAPASVKNYAKKHPHSMGAWSADSTSHVATMSDGDFRHSERSVTMAEAGELRIEHVAADGTVTVLKPSVPVQPGEVVDAAVMRVEALRAFLAEQVADAKAKGVLFSVHLKATMMKVSDPVLFGHAVQTYFADVFAQYGDELRSVGADPDDGVASILTALEKLPAAKREAIEKAISAAYDSGPGLAMVDSDRGITNLHVPSDVIIDASMPAAIRSSGQMWNAKGELQDAKFVIPDSSYAALYAEAVAFCREHGAFDPTTMGTVPNVGLMAQKAEEYGSHDKTFEISAPGTVRVVDGSGATLLEHEVAAGDIWRACQTKDAPIRNWVQLAVSRARATGWPAVFWLDETRAHDAQVIEKVRAYLAEEDTDGLTIEILPVAEATRYTLERAKRGEDTISVTGNVLRDYLTDLFPILELGTSAKMLSIVPLMNGGGLFETGAGGSAPKHVQQLVKENHLRWDSLGEFLALAVSFEFLAEKTDNPRAAVLGKALDDATGTLLETGKSPSRRAGELDNRGSHFYLALYWAQALSRQTEDAELAATFAPLAERLAADEEKIVGELNGVQGNPVDLGGYYFVDKAKADEVMRPSATFNAALAEF, encoded by the coding sequence GTGTTCGCGTCCGACCACCAGTCCGACCACCCGTCCCGAGGCAGGCCGAAGCAGAAGATGAAGGTCATCTACACCTACACCGACGAGGCGCCCGCGCTGGCCACGCACTCGTTCCTGCCGATCATCGAGGCGTACGCCGGCGAGGCGGGCGTCGAGGTCGAGACCCGCGACATCTCGCTGGCCGGACGCATCCTCGCCGCGTTCGACCTGGCGCCGGACTCGCTCGCCGAGCTCGGCGAGCTCGCCAAGACCCCGGCCGCCAACATCATCAAGCTGCCCAACATCAGCGCCTCGATCCCGCAGCTCAAGGCGGCGATCAAGGAGCTGCAGGCCGCCGGGCACGCCGTGCCGGACTTCCCGGACGAGCCGAGCACCGACGACGAGCGCGCCGCGCGGGCGGCGTACGACGCGGTCAAGGGCAGCGCGGTGAACCCCGTGCTGCGCGAGGGCAACTCGGACCGCAGGGCGCCCGCCTCGGTGAAGAACTACGCGAAGAAGCACCCGCACTCGATGGGCGCGTGGTCGGCCGACTCCACCTCGCACGTCGCGACGATGAGCGACGGCGACTTCCGGCACTCCGAGCGCTCGGTCACGATGGCCGAGGCCGGCGAGCTGCGCATCGAGCACGTGGCCGCGGACGGCACCGTCACCGTGCTCAAGCCGTCGGTGCCGGTGCAGCCGGGCGAGGTCGTCGACGCCGCGGTGATGCGGGTCGAGGCGCTGCGCGCGTTCCTCGCCGAGCAGGTCGCCGACGCCAAGGCCAAGGGCGTGCTGTTCTCCGTGCACCTCAAGGCCACGATGATGAAGGTCTCCGACCCGGTGCTGTTCGGGCACGCCGTGCAGACCTACTTCGCCGACGTCTTCGCGCAGTACGGCGACGAGCTCAGGAGCGTGGGCGCCGACCCGGACGACGGCGTCGCGAGCATCCTCACCGCCCTCGAGAAGCTGCCCGCCGCGAAGCGGGAGGCGATCGAGAAGGCGATCAGCGCCGCCTACGACAGCGGGCCGGGGCTCGCGATGGTCGACTCCGACCGCGGCATCACCAACCTGCACGTCCCGAGCGACGTCATCATCGACGCCTCGATGCCCGCCGCGATCCGGTCCTCCGGGCAGATGTGGAACGCGAAGGGCGAGCTGCAGGACGCGAAGTTCGTCATCCCGGACTCCTCGTACGCGGCGCTCTACGCCGAGGCCGTCGCCTTCTGCCGCGAGCACGGCGCGTTCGACCCCACCACGATGGGCACCGTTCCCAACGTCGGGCTGATGGCGCAGAAGGCCGAGGAGTACGGCAGCCACGACAAGACCTTCGAGATCAGCGCGCCCGGCACCGTCCGCGTGGTGGACGGCTCCGGCGCCACGCTGCTCGAGCACGAGGTCGCGGCCGGCGACATCTGGCGCGCCTGCCAGACCAAGGACGCCCCGATCCGCAACTGGGTGCAGCTGGCCGTCTCGCGCGCCCGCGCCACCGGCTGGCCTGCCGTGTTCTGGCTGGACGAGACCCGCGCCCACGACGCCCAGGTGATCGAGAAGGTGCGCGCGTACCTCGCCGAGGAGGACACCGACGGCCTGACGATCGAGATCCTCCCGGTGGCCGAGGCCACCCGCTACACCCTGGAGCGGGCGAAGCGCGGCGAGGACACGATCTCCGTCACCGGCAACGTCCTGCGCGACTACCTCACCGACCTGTTCCCGATCCTCGAGCTGGGCACCAGCGCGAAGATGCTCTCGATCGTGCCGCTGATGAACGGCGGCGGGCTGTTCGAGACCGGCGCAGGCGGGTCGGCCCCCAAGCACGTGCAGCAGCTCGTCAAGGAGAACCACCTGCGGTGGGACTCCCTCGGCGAGTTCCTCGCGCTGGCCGTCTCCTTCGAGTTCCTCGCCGAGAAGACCGACAACCCGCGCGCCGCCGTGCTCGGCAAGGCCCTCGACGACGCCACCGGCACGCTGTTGGAGACCGGGAAGTCGCCGTCGCGGCGGGCGGGCGAGCTCGACAACCGCGGCAGCCACTTCTACCTCGCCCTCTACTGGGCCCAGGCCCTCTCGCGGCAGACCGAGGACGCCGAGCTCGCGGCGACCTTCGCCCCGCTCGCGGAGCGGCTCGCCGCCGACGAGGAGAAGATCGTCGGTGAGCTGAACGGGGTGCAGGGCAACCCGGTCGACCTGGGCGGCTACTACTTCGTCGACAAGGCGAAGGCCGACGAGGTGATGCGCCCCAGCGCGACGTTCAACGCGGCGCTCGCGGAGTTCTGA
- a CDS encoding SDR family NAD(P)-dependent oxidoreductase, with amino-acid sequence MTSTSSKVIAILGAGPGLGMSMARRFGREGFAVALVSRTDARHAAYVAELATGGVESHSFTADVTDAEQVRDVLTRIAADLGEVDTVYYGPASASFGSGIVPLPEADAAAVRAPLEAVLLPAVGLVAAALPPMLRRGDGALFFGGGLSGLRPVPMLGNLAPASAALRMYVLTLAAAVREQGVYAATLTIGGLIERGDIHRMLSEQGASLPTLDPDQIADTAWRMYVARDEAEAVFDVLTPAL; translated from the coding sequence ATGACCTCAACTTCTAGCAAAGTGATCGCGATCCTCGGGGCTGGACCGGGGCTGGGGATGTCGATGGCCCGGCGGTTCGGGCGGGAGGGCTTCGCCGTGGCGCTCGTGTCCCGCACCGACGCGCGGCATGCCGCGTACGTGGCCGAGCTGGCGACCGGTGGCGTCGAGTCGCACAGCTTCACGGCGGACGTCACCGACGCCGAGCAGGTGCGCGACGTGCTGACGCGGATCGCGGCCGATCTCGGCGAGGTCGACACCGTGTACTACGGCCCGGCGTCTGCGAGCTTCGGTTCGGGCATCGTCCCGCTTCCCGAGGCGGATGCGGCGGCCGTGCGGGCCCCGCTCGAGGCGGTGCTGCTGCCGGCCGTGGGACTCGTCGCCGCCGCGCTGCCGCCGATGCTGCGGCGCGGCGACGGCGCGTTGTTCTTCGGCGGCGGGCTCAGCGGCCTGCGCCCGGTGCCGATGCTGGGCAACCTCGCACCCGCGTCCGCCGCCCTGCGCATGTACGTCCTCACGCTCGCCGCGGCCGTGCGGGAGCAGGGCGTGTACGCGGCGACGCTCACGATCGGCGGGCTGATCGAGCGCGGCGACATCCACCGGATGCTCAGCGAGCAGGGCGCGTCGCTGCCCACGCTCGACCCCGACCAGATCGCCGACACGGCGTGGCGGATGTACGTCGCCCGGGACGAGGCGGAGGCGGTCTTCGACGTGCTCACCCCGGCGCTCTGA